One part of the Rutidosis leptorrhynchoides isolate AG116_Rl617_1_P2 chromosome 1, CSIRO_AGI_Rlap_v1, whole genome shotgun sequence genome encodes these proteins:
- the LOC139840211 gene encoding uncharacterized protein: protein MKDYISKVDEFADLARELSSNAWYNNIIQFSHTAYDGEIDFRRSHGYLRSCPSSSGAGRFIGSRSGNRLVKPVRIRAGSWNVGTLTGKRYELVETLRKRKVDILCVQETRWKGRGAVKIKDYKLWFSGSRVARNGVGIIIGPPYNENVVDVSRRSDRIMSVRLVIQEGYPGAHGGFGYGVRNEEGLSILDFAVAHDLVVANSFFKKTNAQLATFHNGGHSTQIDYLLLRKGDLRTCGDSKRRVTKSVRPGQLKILWKKLNGEKAETFKTLVVERVDAEVDMVSHDDADQMWNCLAHIIREAAKEALGVAVGTSGGHRSDRESWWLSDEVQSKVALKQIRFREFITCREGTPAGRTMSEERYKEAKREAKKAEARAKEKAYEDLYRKLDSKEGENDIYRIAKARERRRRDLDNIKFIKNEAGQTLVKEDEIRKRWEGYFSSLFAGGRPEGHEDPQDSDIEQSQNIDCGRINQEEVRSALRKMGRSKAVGPDQIPIEAWRCLGDDGVRWLACLFNETYRSSKCLWNG from the exons ATGAAAGACTATATATCTAAGGTGGATGAATTTGCTGATTTAGCTAGGGAGCTTTCAAGTAATGCATGGTACAACAACATTATTCAATTCAGTCACACGGCGTATGAC GGGGAGATAGACTTTAGACGTTCTCATGGTTACTTGAGGTCATGTCCTTCGAGCTCTGGGGCGGGTAGGTTTATAGGATCTAGAAGCGGCAATAGGTTAGTGAAGCCGGTTAGGATTAGAGCAGGCAGTTGGAATGTGGGTACTTTGACCGGCAAACGCTATGAACTAGTGGAGACTTTACGTAAACGTAAAGTGGACATTTTGTGTGTccaagagactagatggaagggtcGAGGGGCGGTCAAGATCAAGGACTACAAGTTGTGGTTCTCGGGATCGAGAGTTGCTAGAAACGGTGTTGGAATTATTATTGGCCCACCCTATAACGAGAATGTAGTGGATGTGAGTAGACGGAGCGATAGAATTATGTCAGTTAGGTTAGTGATCCAGGAG GGCTATCCTGGTGCCCATGGGGGCTTTGGGTACGGAGTAAGAAATGAGGAAGGGTTATCTATTCTCGATTTTGCTGTTGCCCACGATTTAGTTGTCGCGAATTCGTTTTTCAAGAAAACGAATGCTCAGTTAGCAACTTTCCATAACGGGGGTCATAGTACCCAGATTGACTATTTGCTACTTCGTAAAGGGGATCTTAGGACATGTGGGGACAGTAAG AGACGGGTCACCAAGAGTGTAAGGCCCGGCCAACTGAAAATTCTATGGAAGAAGTTGAACGGAGAGAAGGCAGAGACTTTTAAAACTTTGGTTGTGGAAAGAGTTGATGCAGAAGTGGATATGGTATCTCATGATGATGCGGACCAAATGTGGAATTGTCTGGCGCACATCATTAGAGAGGCAGCTAAGGAAGCCTTAGGTGTGGCAGTAGGAACATCCGGAGGACATAGGTCGGATAGAGAATCATGGTGGCTTAGTGACGAGGTCCAAAGTAAAGTCGCGCTTAAGCAAATAAGGTTTAGGGAGTTCATCACTTGTCGGGAGGGGACTCCGGCGGGTAGAACTATGTCTGAAGAGAGATATAAAGAAGccaaaagagaagctaagaaggctgAAGCTCGTGCAAAAGAGAAGGCATATGAAGATTTGTATAGGAAACTAGACTCCAAAGAAGGAGAAAATGATATCTAcaggatagccaaagctagggagcgaaggCGCAGGGACCtagataacatcaagtttatcaaaaATGAAGCTGGTCAAACCTTAGTAAAGGAAGACGAAATTCGAAAAAGATGGGAAGGGTATTTCTCATCTCTTTTCGCTGGTGGAAGACCTGAGGGCCACGAAGATCCGCAAGACTCTGATATAGAACAATCCCAGAACATAGATTGTGGGAGGATCAACCAAGAGGAAGTAAGATCggcactacgaaagatggggagaagTAAAGCTGTGGGACCAGACCAGATCCCCATTGAGGCGTGGCGATGCCTCGGTGATGATGGTGTTAGGTGGTTGGCTTGTCTTTTCAACGAGACGTACCGAAGCTCTAAATGCCTATGGAATGGATAG